One Brassica oleracea var. oleracea cultivar TO1000 chromosome C7, BOL, whole genome shotgun sequence genomic window carries:
- the LOC106301262 gene encoding squamosa promoter-binding-like protein 2 isoform X2, with protein MPKIFTSQFCLSRSILSSLYLLALDFLWTVRPHGLVTNRVKEENEVFWCFSVCMECNAKPSLQWEWDNLISFGTSSAEIPKKQRPMDWENDGFDCTTFYSSSFSTVAAYGGSSGSDLAHAFSKSSKSTSISSSSAEVRTYNFTSEAGESVPAGSSEEFAMGIDTSPSLELSFGSGDPVLGLKLGKRTYFEDFWEVENAKGSTALPVSLASSSASPVKKSKPISQKLQTPHCQVEGCNLDLSSAKDYHRKHRICENHSKFPKVIVNGLERRFCQQCSRFHCLSEFDEKKRSCRRRLSDHNARRRKPNPGRTYDGKQHMDFVWNRFALIHPRSEEKFLWPNPKPVPARGLLQEPAMTEMPSKLFTEQCGFGLLDPKTKTTRAELFSKDLLEKVTISSHISTSQDLDGALSLLSNSTPWVSSDQPRRFSLNHHSTSNLQPVVHGSVTQPISVSSYWQPDPPAVEGSTALPRNGEGQFNDHYNLNQFYN; from the exons ATGCCAAAAATTTTTACATCACAATTTTGCTTAAGCAGATCTATTTTATCTTCACTCTATCTTCTTGCTTTGGATTTTCTTTGGACTGTGAGGCCTCATGGTCTGGTTACTAACAGAGTTAAAGAAGAAAATGAAGT ATTTTGGTGTTTTAGTGTCTGTATGGAGTGTAATGCAAAGCCATCATTGCAGTGGGAGTGGGATAATCTAATATCGTTTGGTACTTCATCAGCTGAAATTCCTAAAAAGCAACGACCAATGGATTGGGAAAATGATGGGTTTGATTGCACCACTTTTTACTCTTCCAGCTTTTCTACAGTAGCAGCATATGGTGGTAGTTCAGGTTCTGATCTAGCTCATGCTTTCTCTAAAAGCTCAAAGTCAACTTCCATTAGCTCTTCGTCAGCTGAAGTTAGAACATACAATTTCACATCAGAAGCTGGTGAAAGTGTTCCTGCTGGGAGCAGTGAAGAGTTTGCAATGGGAATTGATACTTCTCCAAGTCTTGAACTTTCCTTCGGCTCTGGTGATCCGGTTCTTGGTTTGAAGCTCGGTAAGAGGACATACTTTGAAGACTTTTGGGAAGTGGAGAATGCTAAAGGTTCAACAGCACTTCCGGTGAGCCTGGCGTCATCTTCTGCTTCTCCGGTGAAGAAATCCAAACCCATTTCTCAGAAATTACAAACTCCTCACTGCCAAGTTGAAGGCTGTAACCTCGATCTCTCCTCAGCTAAAGACTATCATCGGAAACACAGGATTTGTGAAAACCATTCAAAGTTCCCTAAAGTCATTGTGAATGGCTTAGAACGCCGGTTCTGCCAACAATGTAGCAG GTTTCACTGTCTCTCTGAGTTTGATGAGAAGAAACGTAGCTGTCGCCGACGTCTCTCAGATCACAATGCAAGACGTCGCAAGCCAAATCCCGGGAGGACATATG ATGGGAAGCAACATATGGATTTTGTATGGAACAGATTTGCACTTATCCATCCACGAAGTGAAGAAAAGTTTCTATGGCCAAATCCGAAGCCTGTACCAGCAAGAGGGTTATTGCAGGAACCTGCAATGACCGAGATGCCCAGTAAGCTGTTCACCGAGCAATGTGGATTTGGATTGTTGGACCCCAAAACGAAAACCACGAGAGCTGAGCTATTCAGTAAAG ATTTGTTAGAAAAGGTCACAATCTCTTCACACATAAGTACTTCTCAAGATCTTGATGGTGCTCTCTCTCTTCTGTCAAATTCAACACCATGGGTTTCCTCAGACCAGCCAAGACGGTTTTCCCTTAACCACCATTCCACAAGCAACCTCCAACCTGTGGTTCACGGGTCTGTGACTCAACCCATTTCAGTGTCCAGCTATTGGCAGCCGGATCCACCAGCAGTTGAGGGCTCAACCGCTTTGCCTAGGAACGGGGAAGGCCAGTTTAATGACCACTACAACTTGAATCAGTTTTACAACTGA
- the LOC106301262 gene encoding squamosa promoter-binding-like protein 2 isoform X3 translates to MECNAKPSLQWEWDNLISFGTSSAEIPKKQRPMDWENDGFDCTTFYSSSFSTVAAYGGSSGSDLAHAFSKSSKSTSISSSSAEVRTYNFTSEAGESVPAGSSEEFAMGIDTSPSLELSFGSGDPVLGLKLGKRTYFEDFWEVENAKGSTALPVSLASSSASPVKKSKPISQKLQTPHCQVEGCNLDLSSAKDYHRKHRICENHSKFPKVIVNGLERRFCQQCSRFHCLSEFDEKKRSCRRRLSDHNARRRKPNPGRTYDGKQHMDFVWNRFALIHPRSEEKFLWPNPKPVPARGLLQEPAMTEMPSKLFTEQCGFGLLDPKTKTTRAELFSKDLLEKVTISSHISTSQDLDGALSLLSNSTPWVSSDQPRRFSLNHHSTSNLQPVVHGSVTQPISVSSYWQPDPPAVEGSTALPRNGEGQFNDHYNLNQFYN, encoded by the exons ATGGAGTGTAATGCAAAGCCATCATTGCAGTGGGAGTGGGATAATCTAATATCGTTTGGTACTTCATCAGCTGAAATTCCTAAAAAGCAACGACCAATGGATTGGGAAAATGATGGGTTTGATTGCACCACTTTTTACTCTTCCAGCTTTTCTACAGTAGCAGCATATGGTGGTAGTTCAGGTTCTGATCTAGCTCATGCTTTCTCTAAAAGCTCAAAGTCAACTTCCATTAGCTCTTCGTCAGCTGAAGTTAGAACATACAATTTCACATCAGAAGCTGGTGAAAGTGTTCCTGCTGGGAGCAGTGAAGAGTTTGCAATGGGAATTGATACTTCTCCAAGTCTTGAACTTTCCTTCGGCTCTGGTGATCCGGTTCTTGGTTTGAAGCTCGGTAAGAGGACATACTTTGAAGACTTTTGGGAAGTGGAGAATGCTAAAGGTTCAACAGCACTTCCGGTGAGCCTGGCGTCATCTTCTGCTTCTCCGGTGAAGAAATCCAAACCCATTTCTCAGAAATTACAAACTCCTCACTGCCAAGTTGAAGGCTGTAACCTCGATCTCTCCTCAGCTAAAGACTATCATCGGAAACACAGGATTTGTGAAAACCATTCAAAGTTCCCTAAAGTCATTGTGAATGGCTTAGAACGCCGGTTCTGCCAACAATGTAGCAG GTTTCACTGTCTCTCTGAGTTTGATGAGAAGAAACGTAGCTGTCGCCGACGTCTCTCAGATCACAATGCAAGACGTCGCAAGCCAAATCCCGGGAGGACATATG ATGGGAAGCAACATATGGATTTTGTATGGAACAGATTTGCACTTATCCATCCACGAAGTGAAGAAAAGTTTCTATGGCCAAATCCGAAGCCTGTACCAGCAAGAGGGTTATTGCAGGAACCTGCAATGACCGAGATGCCCAGTAAGCTGTTCACCGAGCAATGTGGATTTGGATTGTTGGACCCCAAAACGAAAACCACGAGAGCTGAGCTATTCAGTAAAG ATTTGTTAGAAAAGGTCACAATCTCTTCACACATAAGTACTTCTCAAGATCTTGATGGTGCTCTCTCTCTTCTGTCAAATTCAACACCATGGGTTTCCTCAGACCAGCCAAGACGGTTTTCCCTTAACCACCATTCCACAAGCAACCTCCAACCTGTGGTTCACGGGTCTGTGACTCAACCCATTTCAGTGTCCAGCTATTGGCAGCCGGATCCACCAGCAGTTGAGGGCTCAACCGCTTTGCCTAGGAACGGGGAAGGCCAGTTTAATGACCACTACAACTTGAATCAGTTTTACAACTGA
- the LOC106306060 gene encoding uncharacterized protein LOC106306060, translated as MKSSTRLDSVVFQLTPTRTRCDLLVTANGKTEKIATGLLDPFLAHLKTAQDQVSKGGYSIILKPPEDSDIAVWFTKATIERFVRFVSNPDVLERVYTLETEIKQIREAIGIQNNSEIALPVVEDDLRAKRAENTEGSRPLLQLSEEKAIVLYEPGSHPRQANGSTASDENSKVQVLKVMETRRTMLQKEQGMAFARAVAAGFEVDDMLPLISFAKSFGASRLMDACLKFMDLWKKKHETGQWVEIEAAEVMASQANISAANDSGIVFANGDVKSPSDSKANVNQEHGQGQHPQPMYAPWPVHSPPGTFPVFQGYAMQGMPYYPNYPYPSPYPSTDDSRRSSGGRKAKKHHSSCSEDSGSEDEEDREKGKSGRRRKSGKVVIRNINYINSKKQDHSGTESDADEGAIVECDNGKERRTEADTGDWQAFQTFLLQDADREERTADHMMEKEVAGKKRQGAGGNDPLAYGEREAEKYQERDTADIQNGTAARKFRGSSDSFMVRQRENGFENSSDPLNLNGLDHPRNGLDKRSSFNMDDDSYIVTREAGSNTRNAVDIGSEISSYHQTDENERKQISYEPHDLSLMPERETEKLSAGYDPALDFGSRALKKNNQAAGAAKKSVRDPKSRLSNDAADKRKASGPIRKGRPTKMSPLDEARARADKLRNFKADLLIMKKEKEEEERKRIEALKIARQKRIASKTNSTGGQSQLPARKKLVNKFSPGAPRASKFSDSEPGSLSPLQRLPIRSASLGSNESQKLPKSGNKLSTGSKSTVNRLTRSISPLPPSKRETIATVNRVTRSASPLPLSKREARVSLDSQNKSVSRIRRLSEPKIGNNSAPSSSVRSLRTTASKKATDTPEIKKISAIVNYDIAKIASLPELKIKTPKGPTNVAVKGVEKSKSSASEIEPSGSKNKSLGQNDVNETPVIEKTVVMVLPNSARSISADQTKRDKSEVVPETTPESGNDLVLVRLETLSDLVTETPKFLTSQSVAVKPYEAPHARVSSLEDSCTVYSEYSRAPAPSVHSNEAALETGKVLVPEKKISEALEKSQTKESASKGLRKLLKFGKKSQSSSSTSEYHTESDNAAGNSNEDHGSAITAATTSEAFTLKNLISQDETPTAAAASQKSSRHFSLLSPFKNKKTVS; from the exons ATGAAATCTTCGACTCGGCTTGATTCGGTTGTGTTTCAGCTCACTCCCACTCGAACCCG GTGTGATCTGTTGGTAACAGCTAATGGAAAGACTGAGAAAATAGCCACAGGGTTGCTTGATCCTTTTCTTGCTCACTTGAAGACAGCACAAGACCAAGTTTCTAAAGGTGGCTACTCAATTATTCTCAAGCCGCCTGAGGATAGTGACATTGCAGTTTGGTTCACCAAGGCAACAATCGAAAG GTTTGTTCGATTTGTTAGCAATCCTGATGTCCTAGAACGAGTATACACTTTAGAAACTGAGATCAAACAGATCAGGGAAGCAATTGGTATCCAGAACAACTCTGAAATAGCTTTGCCTGTT GTGGAAGATGATCTACGAGCAAAAAGAGCAGAAAATACAGAAG GTAGCAGGCCTTTGCTACAGCTCAGCGAAGAGAAAGCTATTGTACTTTACGAG CCTGGTTCACATCCAAGGCAGGCAAATGGATCTACGGCATCAGATGAAAACTCTAA AGTTCAAGTTCTGAAAGTTATGGAGACAAGGAGGACAATGTTGCAGAAAGAACAAGGAATGGCATTTGCACGTGCTGTGGCAGCTGGTTTCGAAGTTGATGATATGCTCCCTCTTATATCTTTCGCCAAATCGTTTGGAGCCTCACGTTTGAT GGATGCTTGTTTAAAATTCATGGACTTGTGGAAGAAAAAGCACGAAACTGGCCAGTGGGTTGAAATCGAAGCAGCAGAAGTAATGGCTTCGCAGGCAAACATCTCTGCAGCAAACGACTCAGGGATTGTGTTCGCAAATGGTG ATGTGAAGTCTCCTTCAGATAGTAAAGCAAATGTGAATCAAGAACATGGGCAAGGGCAGCATCCGCAGCCAATGTATGCACCATGGCCAGTTCACTCTCCTCCGGGGACGTTTCCTGTATTTCAAGGTTACGCTATGCAGGGCATGCCGTACTACCCGAACTATCCTTATCCATCTCCCTATCCCTCCACCGATGATTCTAGACGTAGTTCTGGCGGAAGAAAGGCTAAGAAACACCATTCTTCTTGTAGCGAGGACTCAGGTTCTGAAGATGAGGAGGACAGAGAGAAAGGAAAGTCAGGTAGGAGAAGGAAATCAGGGAAGGTGGTGATTCGGAATATAAACTACATTAATTCAAAGAAGCAAGATCATTCAGGAACAGAATCTGATGCCGATGAAGGGGCGATAGTAGAGTGTGACAATGGTAAAGAGAGACGGACAGAGGCTGACACTGGGGATTGGCAGGCATTCCAAACTTTCTTATTGCAAGATGCTGACAGAGAAGAGCGTACCGCTGACCATATGATGGAAAAGGAGGTTGCAGGGAAGAAAAGGCAAGGTGCAGGGGGAAATGACCCTTTGGCTTATGGTGAACGTGAGGCAGAAAAATATCAAGAAAGAGATACAGCTGACATTCAGAATGGGACTGCGGCTCGTAAGTTCAGGGGATCTAGTGACTCTTTTATGGTTCGTCAGAGAGAAAATGGTTTTGAGAATTCTTCTGATCCTCTCAACTTGAATGGATTGGATCATCCAAGGAATGGTCTTGATAAGAGATCATCATTTAACATGGATGATGACTCTTATATTGTTACTAGGGAAGCTGGAAGCAATACGAGAAATGCTGTAGACATTGGATCAGAGATCTCTTCCTACCACCAAACTGATGAAAATGAAAGAAAGCAGATCAGTTATGAGCCTCATGATCTCAGCCTGATGCCAGAACGAGAAACAGAGAAGTTATCTGCTGGGTATGATCCTGCGCTGGATTTTGGATCCAGAGCTTTGAAGAAGAATAACCAGGCAGCTGGAGCTGCTAAGAAGTCAGTGAGAGATCCAAAATCAAGACTATCTAATGATGCTGCGGATAAGAGGAAGGCTTCAGGGCCAATACGGAAAGGAAGACCCACTAAGATGAGCCCTTTAGATGAAGCAAGAGCACGTGCTGACAAGCTTAGAAATTTCAAAGCTGATCTCCTGATTATGAAAAAGGAAAAG GAAGAAGAAGAGAGGAAACGCATAGAAGCTTTGAAAATAGCAAGGCAAAAGAGGATTGCTTCTAAAACCAACTCAACCGGTGGCCAGTCGCAGTTGCCTGCGAGAAAAAAATTGGTAAACAAGTTTTCTCCTGGCGCTCCTAGAGCCTCCAAGTTTAGTGACTCAGAACCAGGATCATTATCACCTCTTCAACGCCTTCCCATAAGAAGTGCTTCTCTAGGCTCAAATGAATCTCAGAAACTACCCAAGAGTGGTAACAAACTGAGTACCGGAAGTAAGTCAACAGTAAATAGGCTAACAAGATCAATATCACCGCTACCTCCATCTAAGAGAGAAACAATAGCAACGGTAAATAGGGTAACCAGGTCGGCATCACCGTTACCTCTGTCTAAGAGAGAAGCCAGAGTTAGTCTAGATAGTCAAAACAAGTCTGTCTCAAGGATAAGACGATTATCAGAACCCAAAATAGGTAATAATAGTGCACCGAGCTCTTCAGTAAGGTCACTGCGCACAACAGCATCCAAAAAAGCAACTGATACTCCTGAGATAAAGAAAATATCTGCTATTGTTAACTATGACATAGCGAAAATCGCTTCTCTTCCGGAACTGAAGATAAAGACACCCAAAGGTCCTACTAATGTTGCAGTGAAAGGGGTCGAGAAAAGTAAATCTTCTGCTTCTGAGATTGAACCAAGTGGTAGCAAGAACAAATCCTTGGGCCAAAATGATGTTAATGAAACTCCAGTGATTGAGAAGACAGTGGTGATGGTGTTGCCAAATTCAGCTCGGAGTATTTCTGCAGATCAGACTAAACGTGACAAGTCAGAGGTAGTCCCTGAAACAACACCGGAGAGTGGCAATGATCTAGTCTTA GTTAGGTTGGAGACTCTGAGTGACTTAGTAACAGAAACACCAAAGTTTCTGACAAGTCAGAGTGTTGCTGTAAAACCATATGAAGCTCCACATGCTCGAGTTTCTTCATTAGAAGATTCATGCACAGTGTACTCAGAGTATTCCCGAGCACCTGCACCAAGCGTACATTCAAATGAGGCAGCGCTAGAAACTGGGAAAGTCCTTGTACCAGAGAAGAAGATAAGTGAGGCCTTAGAGAAATCTCAAACAAAAGAGTCAGCGTCAAAAGGGCTCAGAAAACTGTTGAAATTTGGAAAAAAGAGCCAGTCTTCTTCGTCTACAAGTGAATACCATACCGAGTCTGATAACGCAGCCGGCAATAGCAATGAGGATCATGGTTCAGCTATAACCGCTGCTACGACAAGTGAAG CTTTTACACTGAAGAACCTCATATCTCAAGATGAAACACCTACAGCAGCAGCCGCTTCACAGAAAT CTTCTCGCCATTTCTCATTACTGTCTCCCTTCAAGAACAAGAAGACAGTCTCATAA
- the LOC106301262 gene encoding squamosa promoter-binding-like protein 2 isoform X1, producing MNESSKKVEAGERQFDPSPSPNLVLRFAHITCFLSLSLLFSSPTLVLLSKCSVLCQAKKGSFTPLTTRSFPNSLINRFWCFSVCMECNAKPSLQWEWDNLISFGTSSAEIPKKQRPMDWENDGFDCTTFYSSSFSTVAAYGGSSGSDLAHAFSKSSKSTSISSSSAEVRTYNFTSEAGESVPAGSSEEFAMGIDTSPSLELSFGSGDPVLGLKLGKRTYFEDFWEVENAKGSTALPVSLASSSASPVKKSKPISQKLQTPHCQVEGCNLDLSSAKDYHRKHRICENHSKFPKVIVNGLERRFCQQCSRFHCLSEFDEKKRSCRRRLSDHNARRRKPNPGRTYDGKQHMDFVWNRFALIHPRSEEKFLWPNPKPVPARGLLQEPAMTEMPSKLFTEQCGFGLLDPKTKTTRAELFSKDLLEKVTISSHISTSQDLDGALSLLSNSTPWVSSDQPRRFSLNHHSTSNLQPVVHGSVTQPISVSSYWQPDPPAVEGSTALPRNGEGQFNDHYNLNQFYN from the exons ATGAATGAATCGTCCAAAAAAGTTGAAGCTGGTGAAAGGCAGTTTGACCCCTCCCCATCTCCCAACTTGGTACTTCGCTTTGCACACATCACATGCTTCCTCTCACTCTCTCTCCTCTTTTCTTCTCCCACTCTTGTTCTTCTCTCTAAATGCTCTGTATTGTGTCAAGCCAAAAAAGGAAGCTTTACTCCATTAACGACGAGATCCTTCCCTAATTCTCTGATCAATAG ATTTTGGTGTTTTAGTGTCTGTATGGAGTGTAATGCAAAGCCATCATTGCAGTGGGAGTGGGATAATCTAATATCGTTTGGTACTTCATCAGCTGAAATTCCTAAAAAGCAACGACCAATGGATTGGGAAAATGATGGGTTTGATTGCACCACTTTTTACTCTTCCAGCTTTTCTACAGTAGCAGCATATGGTGGTAGTTCAGGTTCTGATCTAGCTCATGCTTTCTCTAAAAGCTCAAAGTCAACTTCCATTAGCTCTTCGTCAGCTGAAGTTAGAACATACAATTTCACATCAGAAGCTGGTGAAAGTGTTCCTGCTGGGAGCAGTGAAGAGTTTGCAATGGGAATTGATACTTCTCCAAGTCTTGAACTTTCCTTCGGCTCTGGTGATCCGGTTCTTGGTTTGAAGCTCGGTAAGAGGACATACTTTGAAGACTTTTGGGAAGTGGAGAATGCTAAAGGTTCAACAGCACTTCCGGTGAGCCTGGCGTCATCTTCTGCTTCTCCGGTGAAGAAATCCAAACCCATTTCTCAGAAATTACAAACTCCTCACTGCCAAGTTGAAGGCTGTAACCTCGATCTCTCCTCAGCTAAAGACTATCATCGGAAACACAGGATTTGTGAAAACCATTCAAAGTTCCCTAAAGTCATTGTGAATGGCTTAGAACGCCGGTTCTGCCAACAATGTAGCAG GTTTCACTGTCTCTCTGAGTTTGATGAGAAGAAACGTAGCTGTCGCCGACGTCTCTCAGATCACAATGCAAGACGTCGCAAGCCAAATCCCGGGAGGACATATG ATGGGAAGCAACATATGGATTTTGTATGGAACAGATTTGCACTTATCCATCCACGAAGTGAAGAAAAGTTTCTATGGCCAAATCCGAAGCCTGTACCAGCAAGAGGGTTATTGCAGGAACCTGCAATGACCGAGATGCCCAGTAAGCTGTTCACCGAGCAATGTGGATTTGGATTGTTGGACCCCAAAACGAAAACCACGAGAGCTGAGCTATTCAGTAAAG ATTTGTTAGAAAAGGTCACAATCTCTTCACACATAAGTACTTCTCAAGATCTTGATGGTGCTCTCTCTCTTCTGTCAAATTCAACACCATGGGTTTCCTCAGACCAGCCAAGACGGTTTTCCCTTAACCACCATTCCACAAGCAACCTCCAACCTGTGGTTCACGGGTCTGTGACTCAACCCATTTCAGTGTCCAGCTATTGGCAGCCGGATCCACCAGCAGTTGAGGGCTCAACCGCTTTGCCTAGGAACGGGGAAGGCCAGTTTAATGACCACTACAACTTGAATCAGTTTTACAACTGA